ATTTTTGCAGTTTGTCATGCATATGAACTTAAGATGCATTTCTATTGTTACAGAGCAAACATCATGTCCCATGTATACAAACGAAAAACAATCAAGGGTCTAGCCCCTTGAGGTTCTTGAAAGAGCAGCCAAGGAAGTGAGAGAAAGGAAGAAGTCCattcgagcagcagtaagggatGAAAAATTTGACCAAATTACACTTAAGAGTTACATAGGCAAAAAAGAAAATGAACATGTACCTATGTgaaagagaggctatgatagagtagccgAGGCACACAAGCTCTTGTCTGACATGAGTCTGAGCTTGCTAAACAAATCAAGAATCTTGCAGACCAGTTTCATGGGCTTGGTAGCCTCAGAATTTCCACATTGAAACAACATCCCTGTCCCAGACATTTCCTGCCCCAATTTTGAAGACACCTCACATTTGTGTGATTAGTCAAGTTCAAACTATGAAAAATTCCTTCCTCAGTTGAGTTTGTATTTAAAGCAAACAAGTTAGATGTgagaaatatagtattctttctaacaaagatatctacatatacagtaccagtcaaaagtttggacacacctacttattcaagggtttttctttatatttactgttttctacattgtcaaATAATGGTGAacacatccaaactatgaaataacacatggaatcatgtagtaacctaaaaaatgttaaacaaatcaaaatatattttatatttgagattcttcaaagtagccaccctatgccttgatgacagctttgcacactcttggcgttctctcaaccagcttcatgagatagtcacctggaatccatttcaattaacaggtgtggcttgttaaaaggtaatttgtggaatttctttccttcttaatgcgtttgagccaatcagttatgatgtgacaaggtaggggtggtatacagaagatagccctatttggtaaaagatcaagtccatattatggcaagaacagctcaaataagcaaagagaaatgacagtccttcTTTACTGTAAGACATGAATGGCAGTCAATGTGTAACATTTCAAGGTAgtggtgcagtcgcaaaaaccatcaagtgctatgaggaaactgtctctcatgaggaccgccacaggaaaggaagacccagagttacctccgctgcagaggataagttcattagagttaccagcctcagatttcagcccaaataaatgcttcacagcgttcatgtaacagacacatctcaacatcatctgttcagaggagacagaaacacgagcaatggacattagactggcggAAGATcggtcttttggtctgatgagtccaaatttgagatttttggttccaaccgccgtgtctttgtgagacgcagagtaggtgaacggatgatttccgcatgtgtggttcccaccgtgaagcatggaggaggaggtgtgatggtgtgggggtgctttgctggtgacattgtctgtgatttatttagaattcaaggcacacttaaccagcatggttatcacagcattctgctgtgactatcatttgtttttcaacaggacaatgacccaaaacacacctccaggctgtgtaagggctttttgacaaagaaggaaagtgatggagtgctgcatcagatgacctggcctccccaATCACCCAaactcaacacaattgagatggtttgggatgagttgagtGAAGCTGAGttatgctcagcatatgtgggaactccttaaagactgttggaaaagcattcctcgtgaagctggttgagtgaatcccaagagtgtgcaaagctgtcatcaagacaaagggtggttactttgaagaatctcaaatataaaatatattttgatttgtttaacacttttttggttactacatgattccatatgggttatttcatagttttgatgtcttcactattattctacaatgtagaaaatagtaaaaagaaagagaaacccttgaatgagtaggtgtgtccaaactttgactggtactgtatatgtagatatctttgttagaaagaatactatatttctcACATCTAATTTGTTTGCTTAGCAATTTCAAAGTGAACACTCCATTGGAATTCAAGTTAATTCAGGTATTGGCACTGTCACATAAACATGGTCAATCAGAAAATACCTAGTAAAATACCAACGCCCCCCCACTCCACAAACACACCAacacgcacatgcacgcacacacacacacaaacacatacacacacatcaccacatcaccatGACATGTTCTCGACCTGTGAGGGGGACTGCTGGTTGATCGATGCAGACAGTCCTGGTCTCATTATCTAGAGTGTCTGGCCCAATCAAACAGTGCCTGAAAGAGTCTTAAAGGAGCTTAGTAAGTCTCATTCTGCTGCCCAGTGAGCTCCGGAGGGCCAAGGGCATATGCTTCAGGTGCCCAAGTCTATACCAGAGATCAGACAGATTACAAATGGTCATTGACGAATGCCAGGCTAGCTCCCTTGCACATGAATGACTCTCATACTCGAGACTCCACATGGCTTGACCTTAAACATCAATCTTCTACTTTTGAAACAGAGAGAGCTAAACATCTTTATTCTGTTATCTAGTGTTTTATGTTGAAATAATGATAATGTCTTATCAAAAATGGTAACTAGATTAGGTGGATAAGACCAAGAAACAAGTtcttgtgatgcaaaaatatgACGAAATCCACTTAAACATGCATTCATTTAGCACAGGAAGAATAGTTTGGGTTGAATAGGGCCCCATTTTACATGAAAAAAGTGTGAGTAATCAACATGCAGTTTAGTGGGTTGTTCTCATTGTTGAGTGTATGTCACGAGATGCATTCTTTTTTAAGGGGTGATTTAAGCATGTAGAGTCATGTCTGACTGCATGTACCTAACATCATGAGACAGTCttcatatacacacagccctgacacATTTGCTCAGGACCACAGGGGGTTGACTAACACACGGAAGTACCCGCTCGAACAAAAGAGCAATGGCGATCATATGCAGAAGGGGGGACCATAGCATAGAATTGTTGGGATTTGCTACAGACAGTATGTCATATTCTATATAGAGAGGCCACCTTGAAacttttatatatattatacttaACCCTGATTTGAGTCACATGGAAAAATTCAACTTTGCTTCAGCTATCCAAAGTGAAGGTCCAAAGTTATCCAAATGGCCTTCCCCCCCACCACCAGACAACACCAGCCCACTCACCGCTCTTACCCTCAATTTTACCAGTATGCCCAGTATTTTTTTTGCATTACACCATTATGTAACTTACAACGTAGGCTCATTCTGAAATAATAAATACTATACACATATTTAGTTGTTTGATATATATTCATAATCATTCACTTTATTTTCTGAATCTTCTAAATAAACAGTAAGAGGCTACTGCTTGCCTACATCTTTTAATTCAAATAATCGTTATACGCTTGTTATAAAACTATGCGACTGAGTTAAATGTGCACAATGAATAAAGGCCTAATGCAATGTTAAATATTGACTTTGAAGTTAGAGACGCCCCTGCAATTTGACACCTGACCATCTGGTTGGCTCCTTTAGATGAGCGAATCCAGATGTAATTCTCCTTTTCGGAAACTTTTTCCCCTCCTAAATTCAGAACTCCCTTTGCACTTCCTCAAACTGCAGACTATATAACTGCTCACACAGTGACCTACTTCATCGCAAGGAAACAACTGGTCAAAGGAATTCATCCGACACCTTCTCTTCAAGTCTACGACCAAGGTAGAATTTGCCAACTCCCCATTTTTTCTATTTCTTAAACCCGCAAACTTTTGATGTTGCCTTTATGTCTACATTATTTTTTCAAGCAGTCATTTTGTAGAATTATGTTCATTAGAATTTTCAGTTTCACTTGGGATTTTATGTTTCCATAAAGCAATTACCACATCGAATTAGTTGTTAAAAATAACATTGGTAATCACTGCGTTTCGACAAATAGTAGGCTTCGTTTGTTTTATAGTAAAAACATTGCAGAGTTGTGATGTGATTATAAGTGTACTAtattctgtttgcaacaaagaATGCACTTTGGTCATGTTGTAGCCAAACATTTATCATAGAAATGAAACACTTCTAAAGTTAACTATGAAACCTTTATAGCCTGTATAGCCTACATGAATTTATAGCACCATGAAACAATGGGAATATTAGACATTAAGTAAACCATAAGTTGCAGGCATTATTACTGTGCAGCAAAGGTTTATACAGTAGCATGAAGTTCCCTATGAATGATCTGAGGCATTTCCCATAGAACATAGAGATACTGTCTTTTGTTATGACACCTCTTAATAATGAGGCAGAGACAGAAAAATATGAACTGAAGCCCAGTGTACTTCTGCTCTCTTATGGATGTGACGTTGTCAGTATGAAATTCAACACCCATTTCTGTATTTGTACTGTAAATAGTGCCCTTCTTTGCGTTTGTTTAGACTCTTAGGTGCTGCCACAATATTTAAATGTAGAAATATAATTCATAATGCATTTATCTAAGTTTATTTATCAATGTAATATGTATTCATCAATGACTAAAGTAGCCCTTTTGTCTTTTCTCAGAATGCTGCTGTGTGGTTGTGTACTGCTGTTCTTGGGCTCAGTCCTAGCCCATCCCCTGAACGAGATGTCACTGGACGCACAGTGGGATTCCTGGAAGACCACCCACCTGAGAGAGTACAACGGCCTGGTGAGTGTCTGTCTTTCTGGCTGCCTGGCTACCTACTCCTCACATGTATGCAATGGTGTTTGTTTAAATTATGCCCGTTCCTCCTAAAATTGGCAATTACAGAACGATTACCTCAGCCTTGGATAACAAATACTCATGATGTTTCTTATTTGCTTTGACggtgaaaaaatgtttttgaatatCAAAGCCATTCATCATCATGAAATTAGTTATAATATAGTGTGTCACTTATACGTATGAGAACACTGTTATATTTAAGTCAATAGTTTACAAACTATTGTGGAAAACTTCTGTATGTGTTGTTGTCCCATGAAATGTTTTGTTATTATACCTTGCAAGCAAGAAAAGCAGGAAACATGAGAACTAATCCTCTGTTCAGAATGTCAACTTCCTTGTTTTTACAGTAAAGAGCTATCAGCCAAGCTGTTAGGAACACAAGTATTTCAGTGCTATAAGCTAACTTGACCTTACAAGACAATGTTTGGGCCTTACTGCTTCAGGATGTGTGTCCCCCACAATTTGCGGTCAGCACATTCCTCAGCAGTCAGCAGAAAACACAGAACAGCACTTTTTCCCCTACTACATCCAGCTTGAAGCATCATTCCTCACACACTGTAATGAGTGATCGAAGTCACTGTAAAGAGTTGACAATAAATATTTTCCTAACTACCTTTCACCTCTACCATTTTGTGCCTCTATTAACCAGTTAATTTGCACTGGAGAGACTGTGAGCACAGGGACCAAAGAACACATGAAAGGCCAGTGTATGATTGATACTCATGTTTTGTTGATGTTTTCATGGTAGGGGGAGGAGGTGATCCGTAGAACCATCTGGGAGAAGAACATGCGTCTGATCGAAGCCCACAATGAGGAGGCCGCTCTGGGCATTCACTCGTACGAGCTGGGCATGAACCACCTGGGAGACATGGTGAGTTAGTGAGCCACATCCTCTATGGGCGGAGAAAAAGCACAAAAAAAAGGGAGGGTCTAAAATGGGTCTATGTAACTCCGTGTGAAAGCATACGTCTGGAATGATATGTCCGAAGGAAAATATTTTGTGTTTGCTGTCCTCGGTTATCCTTTCTAATCAGTGTCTCCCTACTGTCCAAGGCTTATCATTTTGGGTATGTGTTTCAAATAGGGGAATGTCCCTTAAGTTGTAGTTACGGTTTTATTTCACAAACAAGATCAAGCACAGGACAGAGTAGTGGCTTTTAGCTGATGCAGAGCACAGCCATCTGTGTTTTTACTCACTCAAGGGCTTACTGATTAAAAGGGAGGTTGTTAGGTTAGTGACCATTAAATCTACCCCTAGCTGTGAAATGCATGTCAGGTTGGGTCATGAGTGATGACCGTGTTAGTGTGAGACTTGAACTCCCTGAACGGGCTGTAGATTAAAATGGTAGGGAAAAGCAACCTGATATATCGCTGCTTGgcttttactgagtggcttctaTGCCACTCATTAATGCTTTGTCCATTTATTATCCATCGGAGTACACAGAGATCAGTTCATCTGAATGTCAGTTTCACTTCTATGTTGAGATGTTCTGTAAATAAAACAAGGATATATAGTACATCCAGTTTCACAGAGACTAGCAGTAGTTTTTTATTTCATGATCTCCCATGGGATTAATAAGCCAttgatttttttaaatatgatAACTGCTGGACTATAAACATGGAAACACTTGTCCCTACTCATAGTGGGTAAATGGTTCATAGTCTATTGCTGTGCATGCATAATTCCCTCATCCTCATCCCTGTCCTCTCCCCAGACGTCAGAGGAGATAGCTGAGAAGCTTACTGGCCTCCAGGTGCCCATGAACAGGGACCGTAGCAACACCTGGATCCCTGACAACAATGTGGTGAAGATCCCCAGGTCCATCGACTACCGCAAGAAGGGCATGGTGACCCCAGTCAAGAACCAGGTTAGAGGATGCGAACAACAAAGAGCTGTCCCTCAAGTCCACTGTTTCCCCTAGATGTATTTCTTATTTCCTAGATTTATTGCACCAAAATGTTCAATCAAGCTTAATTGAGGCCAATGTAATGGTTTTAGGTAGAGAGCAACAATCTAGGCGGGGTGCCATCTGAAAATGTTTAGGGGAAACACTGGGTTATAAAGAACTGATTTCATATTCCTCCTTGCTTTCAGTCAGTTAAGTCAGGCCTCTTTGTTTTCTTGAGGTAGCAAATGATCACAGTTACAGTACAGTCACGTAACCTGTCTAGGACAATAAAAACCCATGGTTTGTCTAATTGACTTAGACAAGTAAAGAATGTTTCATTATGAAAGGTAATTACTCATTATGATCTAATTGGACACTAAGGCATTATTTATTATTCATGTCAACATGGTATTTAGTTAAGTGGTACATTAAGTACCCAGGCTGAAATATGGAGTACATCTGTGCTACCAGGGAACACTAGGAGATTAGCCCTAGATTTATACCATTCATGTAATGAACATTAGGTCACTTTACATGAGCACCAATAGCCTGTGATATCAACAAAGAGCTGTCAGGTTCAGGAGGgatgtgatagtgaggtgtgagTGCAGTATGTCTACCCTCTAGTGGTGAATATGATAACTACAGACGTTCTGAGGGCAGACGAAAAAAACATTATTTGCTGAAACCCTCTGAAAGCTTTTTTTCAATCAGGGCCTTTGACTCTCTGTCAAAGTGCACCACCTAATGGACAAATTGAAGAAGGCAGCGCTGACCCTAATGTAAATGTTTATGTCCTCTCTTTCTCAGCTCTCCTGTGGCTCCTGCTGGGCCTTCAGCTCTGCTGGGGCCCTGGAGGGCCAGCTGGCAAAGACCACAGGCAAACTGATAGACCTCAGCCCCCAGAACCTGGTGGACTGTGTCACTGAGAACAATGGCTGTGGTGGAGGTTACATGACCAACGCCTTCGAGTACGTTGAGGAAAACGGAGGCATCGACACAGAGGAGGCTTACCCTTACCTTGGCCAGGTAGGGGCATGGCTTGGCTGACATTGAAACAGAATGTGACTGTCGTTTTCATTTGTTCGCCAAACAGCTGTTTTAGTTTGTTGAAATGACATTTTCAGTCAGCGTTTTCTTACAACACGACAGGTGAGTTGGAATGTGCTGGATGACATTCGCAGTTTCTGATTGAGCTATCACATCACATGCTCTTTAACCAAAACAAGCTAATAATCACATGCTGTTAACCAAAAAGTCCTAAAATGGATTTCGGTGGCCAATTCCGGGAAGTGGTGACATCCATGGTCTTATGTATTCTCCAATGGCCCAACTACAAACAACACAAATACTTTGCTCACTTCCATATTGTTTAGTACTTTGCTTGCATGTAAAAAAACATACCACACTGGCAATTCTTTCTTTACCACTTCTGTAGTTGTCCACATTTTCCTATGATATACAGAACACACCACTACCAAGGTGCTATGAAAGTAATTTGTAATTTGCTGGAAATGTACAGTAGCAACATAGTACCAAGACCAGCTATAGTGGAAAgtcagtaggcctgatcaccaacaacgacgagacagcctacaggtagGATATAGGCACTCTGACGGcgtggtgccaggtaaacaacctctccctcaacgttagcaaaacaaaggagctgattgtggacttcaggaggaaccaggctggacACGCCCCCATCCCCATGGAGACGGTCTGCTATGGAGACGGTCGTTTCAGAGAAGCTGAAATGGTCTAACCACACGGACACCGTAGTGAAGAAGTCAAATTTGGCATGTCCCCGAgggccctcacagtgttctacagAAGCACCGTCGAGAGCGTACTGTcgggttgcatcacagcctggtatggcaactacgtGCAGCCGAACGCACCATTGgatgcacactgcctgccctacaggacacctaGAACACCAggtgtcacaggaaagccaagaAGATTATTGGGGATCCGAGCCATCCAATCCATGCCCTGTTCTCCCCGCTTCAATCACTCAGACGCGagcagtacaggagcatcatggcaaaaactgAAAGACTGGCCTATAGTTTCTAccctcagaccatcaggctgctgaatagccaccactgGTCAGCGACCTGCTCCCCCCTCcccctgctactccccctatggacattccCCTGCTACTCTCCCTATGGACATTcccctgctactccccctatggacattctttctcctgctgctcccccCCACCCCAACATTCATCACTGTTGCAGTTGTTAATatgtttattattactttttggTTTTGATTCCACTCAATGATCAtgctgctgctccccctatggtcattccaccccaccccccaacagtctttactctgcctccacccAAATGATCATGCTGCttctccccctatggtcattccacctcaccccccaacagtctttactctgcctccacccAAATGATCATGCTGCttctccccctatggtcattccacctcaccccccaacagtctttactctgcctccaccccaatgaacatgtatttattcatcactgcCACAGTTGTTGTTATGTATATAGTGCTATTTCTATtgtttttattaccattttcattattttatttcacttagtctgcatgttggagctcgaagcctaa
The sequence above is drawn from the Salmo salar chromosome ssa05, Ssal_v3.1, whole genome shotgun sequence genome and encodes:
- the catk gene encoding Cathepsin K precursor yields the protein MLLCGCVLLFLGSVLAHPLNEMSLDAQWDSWKTTHLREYNGLGEEVIRRTIWEKNMRLIEAHNEEAALGIHSYELGMNHLGDMTSEEIAEKLTGLQVPMNRDRSNTWIPDNNVVKIPRSIDYRKKGMVTPVKNQLSCGSCWAFSSAGALEGQLAKTTGKLIDLSPQNLVDCVTENNGCGGGYMTNAFEYVEENGGIDTEEAYPYLGQDGQCAYNASGMGAQCRGFKEIPEGDEWALTKAVVKVGPVAVGIDATLSTFQFYQRGVYYDPNCNKDDINHAVLAVGYGQTAKGMKFWIVKNSWSESWGKQGYIMMARNRGNACGIANLASYPIM